In a single window of the Drosophila albomicans strain 15112-1751.03 chromosome 3, ASM965048v2, whole genome shotgun sequence genome:
- the LOC117572165 gene encoding uncharacterized protein LOC117572165, with the protein MASMRTHFRATKGFCLCHLLCVWRMTGKLCTYLGYYHASYVPQRCSFVLDDQLYVQLMAIVNGFFILGYWWFAQRWIYDQLLLLLYAPLYIYFFQLRQHIAQLLNECAKIHQRFQALLGSWLCVSLRKGSVFTLLLPLELLLLLVWQYHMYYGYQFCFLAGLSFIYLLQLVWLGNYLIWLASIYRALNEFLLHHMSSYRMGTLKGILRQESRIWRLHFRITRYFVLHLFSFLTLIVSHSCRLFLGRINNHQLHIDRLQLVHLMLLLSLLITLLAAACELQQQRRHFHCNYLRLEDRIEYFQLKSWGLLKHQTLPMPFGLPLVRSFARPQHKRDIITIKLPAPKLRQSALPLVSIGLGHHRVQLPLPPLLSMLKQLGFILLLPLFVQLLNSQLRVTFYNPLTSGYSNANVTGTISQVFRFYVYDELE; encoded by the exons ATGGCATCGATGCGTACGCACTTTCGTGCCACAAAGGGCTTCTGTTTGTGCCACTTGCTGTGCGTGTGGCGCATGACGGGTAAACTCTGCACCTATTTGGGTTATTATCACGCCAGCTATGTGCCACAACGCTGCAGTTTTGTGCTCGACGATCAGCTCTATGTGCAACTGATGGCGATTGTCAATGGCTTCTTCATACTCGGTTATTGGTGGTTCGCACAGCGTTGGATCTACGatcagttgttgctgttgttgtatgcACCACTTTACATCTACTTCTTTCAACTGCGACAACACATCGCTCAGCTGCTCAACGAGTGTGCGAAGATTCATCAAAGATTTCAAGCTTTACTCGGCTCTTGGTTATGCGTCTCGTTGCGCAAAGGATCTGTGTTTactttgttgctgccgctggaattgttgctgctgctcgtgtGGCAATATCACATGTACTACGGCTATCAGTTCTGCTTTCTGGCCGGACTCAGCTTCATCTATCTGCTGCAGTTGGTCTGGCTGGGCAACTATCTCATCTGGCTGGCGAGCATCTATCGAGCGTTGAATGAGTTTCTCTTGCATCATATGAGCAGCTACCGCATGGGAACCTTGAAGGGCATTCTTAGACAGGAGTCTCGAATTTGGCGTTTGCACTTTCGCATCACTCGCTACTTTGTGCTGCATCTGTTCTCGTTCCTCACCTTAATTGTCTCGCACAGTTGCCGTCTCTTTCTGGGCAGGATTAACAATCATCAGCTGCACATCGATCGATTGCAGTTGGTACACTTAATGCTGTTGCTTTCCCTACTCATCACACTTTTGGCTGCAGCTTGtgagttgcaacagcaacgcagACATTTCCATTGCAATTATCTGCGCCTCGAGGATCGCATTGAGTACTTTCAGCTAAAGTCGTGGGGACTGCTAAAGCACCAAACGCTGCCCATGCCCTTCGGCCTGCCTCTGGTGCGCTCCTTTGCCAGGCCACAGCACAAAAGGGACATCATCACCAT CAAACTGCCCGCCCCCAAGTTGCGTCAAAGTGCTTTGCCTCTGGTCAGCATTGGTCTGGGCCATCATCGAGTCCAATTGCCGTTGCCCCCGTTGCTGTCGATGCTCAAACAATTGGGTTTCAtactgttgctgccactcTTCGTTCAGCTCCTCAACTCCCAACTCAGGGTGACCTTCTACAATCCCCTCACCTCGGGCTATTCAAATGCTAATGTGACCGGTACAATTAGCCAGGTATTTCGCTTTTACGTCTATGATGAATTGGAATGA
- the LOC117572163 gene encoding uncharacterized protein LOC117572163 — translation MDTYYEMTETEPDLSPPFDMMYLLFQLCQDVIFVALFFYCLVTRNQLWRIINEAQLCYHQLTSSLKKRFVLRCSKLMKLMAIAQLFLLVLMCLQITWLDWPRLDEFYIVDYILGVVRLLFVCVLTLQFFYHLLNAALLQSLNRLLQQQRNLKLLHRVLNVQPSLKRMQHFAACYFGILFFSFFVFLYLRCGMFIAIFSYDEQRFTVDEDNPAAEMSMPPTRDELLRVDALYLAWQMAMMWLLLGAALLQQREQKQLSENIWKMDFQSAAEASGLSKGGLISKDIQSFLLTTRLSIVDFRPSSMNFLSWKLTSTLSRMPLVAIVSAFKLLLQVMLFSTLVYFA, via the exons ATGGATACTTACTATGAAATGACGGAAACGGAGCCAGATTTATCGCCTCCCTTTGATATgatgtatttgttgtttcaaTTATGCCAAGATGTGATCTTTGTGGCGCTGTTTTTTTACTGCCTGGTGACGAGGAATCAACTATGGAGAATAATCAACGAAGCTCAATTGTGCTATCATCAGCTGACAAGTTCGCTCAAAAAACGCTTCGTTCTAAGATGTTCCAAGTTGATGAAGCTGATGGCAATTGCTCAGCTGTTTCTGTTGGTTCTAATGTGTTTGCAGATCACTTGGTTGGATTGGCCTCGTCTCGATGAATTCTATATCGTGGATTACATCTTGGGTGTTGTGCGTCTGCTCTTCGTCTGTGTGTTGACACTACAATTCTTTTATCATTTGTTGAACGCTGCATTGCTGCAATCGTTGAATCGactgctgcaacaacaacggaatCTCAAGCTGTTGCATCGAGTGTTGAACGTGCAACCGTCGCTGAAGCGGatgcaacattttgctgcctgttattttggtattttgttcTTCAGCTTCTTCGTCTTTTTGTATCTCAGATGTGGCATGTTCATTGCCATCTTCAGCTACGACGAGCAGCGTTTCACGGTGGACGAAGACAATCCTGCAGCGGAAATGTCGATGCCGCCAACTCGCGATGAATTGCTGCGAGTCGATGCGCTTTACTTGGCCTGGCAAATGGCGAtgatgtggctgctgctcgGTGCTGCTCTTTTACAGCAACGCGAGCAAAAGCAGCTGTCGGAAAACATTTGGAAAATGGACTTTCAAAGTGCGGCAGAGGCGAGTGGATTAAGTAAAGGAGGATTAATTTCAAAGGACATTCAAAGCTTTCTA CTCACCACCAGACTGTCCATTGTGGACTTTCGTCCCAGTTCAATGAACTTTTTGTCCTGGAAGTTAACCTCCACACTGTCAAGGATGCCACTCGTTGCCATTGTGAGCGCcttcaagctgctgctgcagg